The DNA sequence GGCGCACCAAGCACTAAGAACCAAGGACCAAGCACTTCTCAATGCCCCTTCCTCGTGCGCTACGCTCTCTTCGCCACCAGAATTTCCGGCTGTTCCTGTCGGGGCAGCTCATCTCGCTCATTGGCACCTGGATGCAGATGGTTGCCCAGGCCTGGCTCGTCTACCGCCTCACGGGCTCGTCGGTACAGCTCGGCCTCATTGGCTTCGCCGGGCAGATTCCGGTCTTCGTGTTCGCGCCGCTCGGCGGTGCCGTCGCCGATCGTCTCAGCCGCCACCGTGTCGTGATCGCCGCACAGGCGACGATGATGGCGCTGGCGCTGCTGCTGGGCACGTTGACATTGCTGGACGTCGTGCGGCTTTCCCATCTCTACATCCTCGCGACCCTGCTCGGCGTTGCGAACGCGTTCGACATGCCGGCGCGGCAGGCCTTCGTCTTCGAGATGGTCGGTCGCGCGGACCTTCAGAACGCCATCGCGCTCAACTCTTCCATGGTGAACGCCGCAAGGGTAGCCGGCCCTGCGATTGCCGGAGTCACCGTGGCCGTGGTCGGTGAGGGCTGGTGCTTCCTCATCAACGGGCTCAGCTACATCGCGGTCATTGCTGGCTTGCTCGCGATGCGAGTCGCGTCTCGGCCTCACGTGCACGCCTCTGTTCCGGCGTGGGCCAGCATCCTCGAGGGGCTTGGCTTCGTCGCGCGCACCGAGCCGGTGCGTGCACTGCTCCTCCTCCTTGGCCTCGTGAGCCTGATGGGTGTGCCCTACACGGTGCTCATGCCGATCTTCGCCGATCAAATGCTTGGCGGCGGCGTCTGGGGATACGGCACGCTGCTCGCGTCTGCTGGCGTCGGCGCGCTCGCCGGGGCCGTGACATTGACGATGCGGCGAGACCTCAAGGGGCTGGGGAAGTGGGTGGCCATCGCGTGCGCAAGCTTCGGTGGAGGGCTCGTGCTCTTCTCACTGTCACGAGACTTCTGGCTCTCGGCGCTGATCCTCCTACCGACCGGCTATTTCATGATGTTCCAAATGGCCGCGTCGAATACGCTCATCCAGTCGATGGTGCCGGACGCGCTGCGCGGCCGCGTGATGTCGGTCTACTCCATGATGTTCATGGGCATGGCGCCGTTTGGCGCGCTCCTGGCGGGCGCGCTGGCCGACGCGATTGGTCCGCCACTGACTGTTGCGATCGGCGGCGCCGCCTGCGTGGGCGGAGCGAGCCTCTTTGCGTATCGCTTACCGGCGATGCGCGGTCCGGCTCGCAAGCTCATCATCGCCCAGCAAGCGGCCGCCGGCGACCCACCGGAAAGCGCGACCGGAAGCAGGTAGAAAAGGGGACAGGCCTCTTTTTCGAGAACTGGCGCAGACGAAAAAGGGGCCTGTCCCCTTTTTTCACTTCTTCGTCAGCTCGCCATCGACTAGCCGCCAGATGCCGCGCGGGTTCTCGTCGTGCAGCTCCGGCGGAAGGAGCCCTTGCGGTGCGTTCTGGTAGCAGACTGGCCTGGCAAATCGCAGAATCGCCGCGGTTCCCACGGACGTGAAGCGTGCATCCGTGGTTGCCGGCCACGGCCCGCCGTGGTGCATGGCGTGACACACCTCCACGCCCGTTGGATAGCCATTGAAGACAACACGGCCAGCCTTGTCCGTGAGGATCTCGATGAGCCGTCCGGCGGCGGCCAAGTCGGCATCGGTCCCGTGAACCGTTGCCGTGAGCTGGCCTTCGAGCGCGCGAGCGACCTGTTCCATTTGTGTGAGGCTGGTTGCTCGCACGATCAGCGCGAACGGCCCGAACAGCTCGTGCGTCAGTGAATCCTGCGCAAGCACGGTCTCCGCGCTCGTCATGAAGACGTTCGCTGTCGCCTCCGTACGAGAGCGATCAGCCGGCGCGCCCGCCGCCGCCAGCTTCGATACACCAGGCGTGGCCGCCACAGCCGACAGGCCGCTCTCGAAGCGCTCGCAAATGCCTGCGTAGAGCAGTGAGCCGGGCTGGACGGCTTGGACGTGGCCGGCGACTGCCTCGAAGAACGGGTCGTCGTCGGTAGAGCCGGACGTGAAGAGGAGGCCGGGCTTGGTGCAGAATTGTCCGACCCCCAGTGTCATCGATCGAACGAACCCCTCGGCAATTGCTGCGCCCCGCGTCTCGAGTGCTTCCGGCAAGACGAAGATAGGGTTGAGGCTTCCCATCTCGGCAAACACCGGAATCGGATCCGGTCGAGCTGCCGCCGCCTGGGCGAGCGCACGCCCTGCCCCGAGCGAGCCCGTGAAGCCAACCGCGCATGTCCGGGGATGTTGAACGAGTGGACCGCCAATCACTGGGCCCCGCCCATGCAGGAGCGAGAAGACGCCGGCCGGCAGGCCGCAACGCTCGGCGGCCTGGGCGACGGCGGACGCGACGAGCTCGGATGTGCCGGGGTGTGCCTCGTGTGCCTTGACCACGACCGGGTTCCCGGCAGCGAGAGCGGACGCCGTGTCGCCCCCCGCGACGGAAAACGCCAAGGGAAAATTACTGGCACCAAAGACGACGACCGGGCCAATCGGCACGAGCAGCCGGCGGATGTCCGGTTTCGGCAGCGGCTGGCGATCGGGGTTGCCATTGTCGATGCGCGCATCCACCCAGGATCCATCACGCACTACGGCAGCAAAGAGCTGGAGCTGGCTGCACGTGCGCGCGCGCTCGCCGATGAGACGATCCTGTGAAAGCGCGGTCTCGCTGTGAGCCCGTTCGATGAGCGCATCGCCGAGCGATATGATCTCTTCGGC is a window from the Luteitalea sp. genome containing:
- a CDS encoding MFS transporter; its protein translation is MPLPRALRSLRHQNFRLFLSGQLISLIGTWMQMVAQAWLVYRLTGSSVQLGLIGFAGQIPVFVFAPLGGAVADRLSRHRVVIAAQATMMALALLLGTLTLLDVVRLSHLYILATLLGVANAFDMPARQAFVFEMVGRADLQNAIALNSSMVNAARVAGPAIAGVTVAVVGEGWCFLINGLSYIAVIAGLLAMRVASRPHVHASVPAWASILEGLGFVARTEPVRALLLLLGLVSLMGVPYTVLMPIFADQMLGGGVWGYGTLLASAGVGALAGAVTLTMRRDLKGLGKWVAIACASFGGGLVLFSLSRDFWLSALILLPTGYFMMFQMAASNTLIQSMVPDALRGRVMSVYSMMFMGMAPFGALLAGALADAIGPPLTVAIGGAACVGGASLFAYRLPAMRGPARKLIIAQQAAAGDPPESATGSR
- a CDS encoding aldehyde dehydrogenase family protein: MSLHGQSFIAGHLSQGSGHVFRAINPQRATSLEPAFHEASLDDVNGALEGAASAFAVYRATTPDTRARFLDAIAEEIISLGDALIERAHSETALSQDRLIGERARTCSQLQLFAAVVRDGSWVDARIDNGNPDRQPLPKPDIRRLLVPIGPVVVFGASNFPLAFSVAGGDTASALAAGNPVVVKAHEAHPGTSELVASAVAQAAERCGLPAGVFSLLHGRGPVIGGPLVQHPRTCAVGFTGSLGAGRALAQAAAARPDPIPVFAEMGSLNPIFVLPEALETRGAAIAEGFVRSMTLGVGQFCTKPGLLFTSGSTDDDPFFEAVAGHVQAVQPGSLLYAGICERFESGLSAVAATPGVSKLAAAGAPADRSRTEATANVFMTSAETVLAQDSLTHELFGPFALIVRATSLTQMEQVARALEGQLTATVHGTDADLAAAGRLIEILTDKAGRVVFNGYPTGVEVCHAMHHGGPWPATTDARFTSVGTAAILRFARPVCYQNAPQGLLPPELHDENPRGIWRLVDGELTKK